One genomic region from Evansella sp. LMS18 encodes:
- the recR gene encoding recombination mediator RecR yields MQYPQPISKLIEGFMRLPGIGPKTAARLAFYVLNMKEDDVLDFAKALVNAKRQLTYCSVCHHITDIDPCRICEDKNRDRTVICIVQDSKDVIAMEKMKEYTGLYHVLHGAISPVDGIGPEDIYIPDLLKRLQDETIQEVIIATNPNIEGEATAMYISRLVKPTGMKVTRIAHGLPVGGDLEYADEVTLSKAIEGRREL; encoded by the coding sequence ATGCAATACCCACAGCCAATATCTAAATTAATAGAAGGTTTTATGAGGCTGCCAGGTATCGGGCCAAAAACGGCCGCCCGGCTGGCTTTTTATGTCCTTAATATGAAAGAAGACGATGTTCTTGATTTCGCTAAAGCACTTGTTAATGCAAAGAGGCAATTAACTTACTGCTCAGTCTGCCATCATATTACAGACATTGACCCATGCCGTATTTGTGAGGACAAAAACAGAGACCGGACAGTTATATGTATAGTTCAAGATTCAAAAGATGTCATAGCAATGGAAAAAATGAAAGAATACACTGGCTTGTATCATGTTCTCCATGGAGCAATTTCGCCGGTAGACGGAATAGGCCCGGAGGATATTTATATACCTGATCTTTTAAAACGGCTGCAGGATGAAACAATCCAGGAAGTCATTATTGCAACGAACCCTAATATAGAGGGAGAAGCGACAGCTATGTACATTTCACGGCTTGTGAAACCTACTGGTATGAAAGTGACAAGAATAGCCCATGGCCTGCCTGTAGGCGGAGACCTGGAATACGCAGACGAAGTCACCTTATCGAAAGCAATTGAAGGAAGACGGGAGCTTTAG
- a CDS encoding YaaL family protein, whose amino-acid sequence MFFRKKNKLRKKEDESLLQCLETVKHRVNQQEILMNNSIDYHNSVDYRAKAEKAKYLFLLKEARVRKSRAGK is encoded by the coding sequence ATGTTTTTTCGGAAAAAGAACAAACTGCGTAAAAAAGAGGACGAAAGTCTCCTCCAGTGCCTGGAAACGGTAAAACACAGAGTTAACCAGCAGGAAATACTGATGAATAATAGTATTGACTACCATAACTCGGTAGATTACAGAGCTAAGGCTGAAAAGGCAAAATATCTGTTCCTTTTAAAAGAAGCGAGAGTACGTAAATCCCGTGCGGGAAAATAA
- a CDS encoding pro-sigmaK processing inhibitor BofA family protein has product MEPVVVLSLLGALIFLLLILGAPMKPMYFLGQGAIRLLIGALLIFFLNTFGVMFDYSLPINIFTAIVTGFLGIPGLAVLIIADVLLIP; this is encoded by the coding sequence ATGGAGCCTGTAGTAGTTCTTTCTTTATTAGGTGCATTAATTTTTCTGCTTTTGATTTTAGGCGCTCCTATGAAACCAATGTATTTTCTGGGCCAGGGTGCCATCAGACTTTTAATAGGGGCTCTGCTGATTTTCTTTTTGAATACATTCGGGGTCATGTTCGACTATAGCCTTCCTATAAATATTTTTACTGCTATAGTTACAGGGTTTCTTGGTATTCCAGGATTAGCGGTTTTAATAATTGCAGATGTTCTGCTTATCCCATAA